Proteins encoded within one genomic window of Meriones unguiculatus strain TT.TT164.6M chromosome 20, Bangor_MerUng_6.1, whole genome shotgun sequence:
- the Akap7 gene encoding A-kinase anchoring protein 7 isoform X5, whose product MGQLCCFPFARDEGKICELESAPSAVLQRYDRNRPSGLSGEKDRREPEDAELVRLSKRLVESAVLKAVQQYLEETQNKKQPGEGTATKVEEGDRNGTSSDNNRK is encoded by the exons ATGGGCCAGCTTTGCTGCTTCCCCTTCGCCAGAGACGAGGGCAAAATCT GTGAGTTGGAAAGTGCACCTTCTGCAGTCCTACAGAGATACGACAGGAATAGACCCAGCGGGCTAAGTG GTGAGAAGGACCGAAGGGAGCCTGAGGATGCCGAACTGGTCAGGCTCAGTAAGAGGCTGGTGGAGAGCGCCGTGCTCAAGGCTGTCCAGCAGTACCTGGAAGAAACTCAGAACAAAAAGCAGCCAGGAGAGGGGACCGCCACGAAAGTTGAGGAGGGCGATCGGAATGGCACCAGTAGTGATAACAACAGGAAGTGA
- the Akap7 gene encoding A-kinase anchoring protein 7 isoform X6 — MGQLCCFPFARDEGKICEKDRREPEDAELVRLSKRLVESAVLKAVQQYLEETQNKKQPGEGTATKVEEGDRNGTSSDNNRK; from the exons ATGGGCCAGCTTTGCTGCTTCCCCTTCGCCAGAGACGAGGGCAAAATCT GTGAGAAGGACCGAAGGGAGCCTGAGGATGCCGAACTGGTCAGGCTCAGTAAGAGGCTGGTGGAGAGCGCCGTGCTCAAGGCTGTCCAGCAGTACCTGGAAGAAACTCAGAACAAAAAGCAGCCAGGAGAGGGGACCGCCACGAAAGTTGAGGAGGGCGATCGGAATGGCACCAGTAGTGATAACAACAGGAAGTGA